Below is a genomic region from Telmatobacter sp. DSM 110680.
ACACGGGCAGCGGGAATCTGTCGTTGAACCAGGGGACATATACTTCGATCTCCAATACGGGCAGCGGCACGTTGACCTTGAACCCCGGGAATTACATCATTACGGGCGACTTGACCAATACCGGTAGCGGAAGCCTGATTCTTGGCGCAGGAAATTACACAATCGGTGGAAACTTTAAAAGCACGGGCAGTTCATCGCTGACTCTCGGCTCCGGTCTTTACATTATCGGCGGCAATTTGCAACTCACTGGATCAGGATCTATGACCGGATCCAGCATCACCTTCTACACCCAAGGTGCCACCACTCTTACGGGAAGTGGCAACATGAACTTGTCTGCTCCGACTTCGGGACCATACAGCGGCATCCTGGCCTTCCAAGCAAGGAGTGACTCGAGCACAATGGCCATCACGGGTTCCGGCGGTGACCATATTCAAGGCATTCTCTATGCTCCTTCTGCGCCTCTGACATTGACTGGATCCGGCAGTCTTAATGTTTCCCTGGATCTGATTGCGGATTCTCTTACCGAAACTGGAAGCGGGTCGATCGTAGATACCAATTATTCGGTCGTAACGAACCCAAACTCAGTTCTTTCACGACTGGCGCTGGTGGAATGATGCAAAGTTCAAAATCCTTCAAAGGCAATAGCGTGCGTTTCATTTTGAGAATGAGTATCTGGACCAGTACAAGAAGCGAAGCCGGCAGTGCTCTCGTAGAGTTCGCGCTGACAATGCCCATTCTAGTGGGGCTGATAGCAGGAGCTTCCGAACTTGGATGGCTCACGTATGTATCGGTCGAAGTCGCAAATGCGGCCAGGGCCGGTGCATCCTACGGATGTCAGACATCCTCTACAGCTGGAGATACACAGGGAATTCAAAATACCGCTGCTGCGGACGCACCGGACATTTCACTGGGCACTACGAGCGCGACCACTTCCTGCATTTGTTCCAATGGCAACTCTTCAAACTGTGGAACAACATCCTGCCCTGGTTCTCAAATTGAGACCATACTTACGGTTCAAACGCAGGCCACTGTGGCTCCCCCATTCCGTGTACCGGGGCTTCCGACATCGTACACGCTCCATGGCAATGCCGTTCAAAAGGTTCTGCAATGACAAAGATGACGCAGCCAAGCCGAAGGCAGCGCTGGCTTCAGCTTAAGACCGGTAGCCTTTCCAAGATCTCTTCCGACTGTCGAGTTCTTCCATGCGAAGAAGGGTCGAACATCGTGGAGATGGCGGTAGTTTCCTCGGTCCTCCTCGCCGTGCTGTTTGGCATCGTCGAGCTCTCGCTGGCAATGTACACCTACAACTACGTCTCAGATGCCGCTCGGGAAGGCACGAGGTACGCCATGGTTCGCGGTTCCTCTTGTTCGGTACTGACAAACTGCGGTGTGACCTCAGCTCAGATCCAGACCTATGTACAGAGTCTGGGGTATCCAGGGATGAATGCGGCCAATACTACCGTGACTACGACTTGGCTGAGTCCGAGCACAACTACGCCTGTTACCTGGACAGTCTGCGGGAGCACATGCAACGCCCCGGGTGATGCCGTGCAGGTGAAGGTCACGTATTCATTTAAGCTGAGCATTCCGTTCGTCCCAAATTCGACTCTCAATCTGCACAGCACATCGCTGATGGTGATTGCTAATTGAGGGCGTGCCGTGTTTCGCAGTCGTGCCAACGGGATCTTTAGTCATTGCATTGAATTTCGTTGCTTGATCAGGCTAGACGGGAGTGAGTATGCCACGGATTCAAATCAAGAGAGAAATCAAGCAAGGTGAGCTGATTGGAAACGGGGTCAAGTGTAAGTGCAGGGTAGAAATTGCCACGCAGTTACTGGAAGAAATCCCACGCGATAGGACGATCGATATCTGGGTTCAAGACCCACTCCCAGAGGGCAACTACAAACTTCTCATCGATGATGGAACTATCTCCGTGCGGTATTCTCGCGGCTTGTGGCAGGAAGTCGAGGCTTAACCCCGCCAAGGATGTTCAACTTGGCTTTCACTACAGAAAAGTAACCAGGCATGACTCTGATCATTGCGTGCGCTGTAATCTTCACATTCCCAATTGCCTTGTCAGTTCAGTTGGCTTTGCGCGAGAAATGCATACCCACTTGGGGCCGCTTTGCGGCGGTTTCAGCGGGTCTGGTTTTTGCCTTGGTACTTTGGGGATTCGTCGCATGGATTTGGCACGACTTTAGTAAGTTGGTTGCACCCTTGTGAGTTCGAACTGAACCTTACGCCATTCGGCTCGGGCTGCGATTTGACGTCTATCAGCGCGGAGGCACTTTCTATCGGAGATGTTTCACTCGAACCCTGCTGATAATCCTGCAAGAGGCGGAAGATTCAAAGGTGATGCCGAGATCCCTCCAAGAACACCAGCGACCAGCAACTGTGAATAGGTTTCTCCGAAAAAAAAGGACCTCGCATTTGCGAGGTCCTTCTGGTTGATGGAACTGATTTGTGGGGCAGCTTACTCGGCTGCCATCTCTTCCGCTTCGCCTTCCTGACGCATGAGTTCGAGTTCGCGCTCGGC
It encodes:
- a CDS encoding TadE family protein, translating into MTKMTQPSRRQRWLQLKTGSLSKISSDCRVLPCEEGSNIVEMAVVSSVLLAVLFGIVELSLAMYTYNYVSDAAREGTRYAMVRGSSCSVLTNCGVTSAQIQTYVQSLGYPGMNAANTTVTTTWLSPSTTTPVTWTVCGSTCNAPGDAVQVKVTYSFKLSIPFVPNSTLNLHSTSLMVIAN